The following nucleotide sequence is from Corynebacterium hindlerae.
CCTCGCAGTCGCGCTGCGCATCGATCCCACCGCCCGACGGCTGCTGGTAGCGTCAGCTGCTGGCGCAGGTCTCGGCGCATCGTTCCATTTGCCACTGGCAGGCGCGATCTTCACCCTCGAGCTGTTGCTGGTGGAGATGTCCGCCCAGGCGGTGATCACCGCGATGCTCACCTCCGCCACGGCTGCTGCGGTCACTGGTATTTTTGTGGAGCCGCACCCCGTGTACCACAGCGTGCCCGTTGCGGAAAGCATGGCCACAATTGTTATCGCCCTGGTCGTAGGAGCGTTCACTGGGTTGCTGGGCCACTGGTTCGGCGCTCTGGCTCGTTCTGCGGTTAAACACCGTGCCCGTGGCCGGCAGCTGCTGTGGCAAATGCCTCTTGGGTTCGCTGTGCTGGCCGTGATTTCGTACGTGGTCCCCGGAGTCAGCGCGAATGCCCGATTCACTACCGACTCCATTTTCACCGCCCAAAGCGCGGCTTTCGGTCTGCTGCTGTTGGGCGCGTTGCGGATGTGCGTGATCTTGCTCAGCTTCCGGGTCGGTGTCATTGGTGGCACGCTGACTCCGGCGTTTGGGCTAGGTGCGATCTTCGGTTCCCTGCTGGGGCTAGCTCTGCACCCGCTGTTTCCGGAAATCCCCTTCGGGGCCTTCGCCATCCTGGGCGCAGCCGCGTTCCTTTCCACGGCGATGGCGGCCCCGATGTTCGGGATGATCGCCGCCATCGAGTTCACAGACATGGCGGCGCAGGGCTACCTGCCGGTGTTCGTAGCCGTGGTCGCCGCGGCTCTCTCAGTGCGTTTCTGGGGCCTGCTCATTCAGAAAGAGCAGAAGCTGGCCCCGTTCACGTCCGCGTTGTTTAAGCAGCAGCCTTAACGACGCACCGGGCGCATCAACGCATACCGCACCGCTTCCCCCACTGTGGGGCGCGCTTGCTTCAGCAGTTTCAGTCCGGGAACCAAGCCTCGACGCTTGCCGCTGTCATCCTTGCCGACGT
It contains:
- a CDS encoding chloride channel protein; its protein translation is MERLPLEHTSISRLSLYAVITGALTGLGVAALNWAVIFTERAVFGVDHLVNHDPTSAVSPLRLSLTLIGLGFILSWAWFLLDRSGSEQVSVPEAMFGKKMPVLTTLCSAFIQVMSVAAGAQVGRENAPRLMGALWGSRLAVALRIDPTARRLLVASAAGAGLGASFHLPLAGAIFTLELLLVEMSAQAVITAMLTSATAAAVTGIFVEPHPVYHSVPVAESMATIVIALVVGAFTGLLGHWFGALARSAVKHRARGRQLLWQMPLGFAVLAVISYVVPGVSANARFTTDSIFTAQSAAFGLLLLGALRMCVILLSFRVGVIGGTLTPAFGLGAIFGSLLGLALHPLFPEIPFGAFAILGAAAFLSTAMAAPMFGMIAAIEFTDMAAQGYLPVFVAVVAAALSVRFWGLLIQKEQKLAPFTSALFKQQP